A single Amia ocellicauda isolate fAmiCal2 chromosome 9, fAmiCal2.hap1, whole genome shotgun sequence DNA region contains:
- the paxx gene encoding protein PAXX isoform X1 → MDSGKGAAQCKPLYCTIVNKSDSSRYLCYSTTQDGVFNIGLTNVTDVWSTTFTLDSLTQHRQSCAVNSTEEYVNRIRSACECGSVLVSVQDGGVTLELDSPEPGVMTFVLSRLSDHEAQEELRVVLLGMAERLRDLESTAGGATSFSPAKNQQRRTDFEPRRQQNGGSGSLKAAKKRLPGESLINPGTRRKKEARGVAFEDEES, encoded by the exons ATGGACAGTGGTAAGGGTGCAGCTCAATGTAAGCCTCTCTACTGCACGATCGTAAATAAAAGCGACAGCTCCAGATACCTGTGCTACAGTACTACCCAGGACGGTGTGTTCAATATCGG CCTGACGAATGTAACAGATGTGTGGAGCACAACGTTCACCTTGGACTCACTGACGCAGCAC AGGCAGAGCTGTGCTGTGAACTCCACTGAGGAGTACGTCAACAGGATAAG gtCAGCCTGTGAGTGTGGCTCAGTGTTGGTGTCAGTTCAGGATGGCGGGGTCACCCTGGAGCTTGACTCCCCGGAGCCTGGGGTTATGACTTTTGTCCTATCCAGGCTGTCTGACCATGAAGCTCAAGAGGAGCTCAGAGTAGTGCTGTTAGGGAtggcagagagactgagggacctagagagcacag CAGGGGGTGCCACCTCCTTCAGTCCAGCCAAGAACCAACAGAGACGCACAG acttTGAGCCTAGGAGGCAGCAGAATGGAGGGAGTGGGTCTTTAAAAGCTGCAAAGAAGCGTCTCCCCGGAGAATCACTCATCAACCCGGGAACTAGAAG GAAGAAGGAGGCCAGGGGTGTGGCTTTCGAGGACGAGGAGAGCTGA
- the paxx gene encoding protein PAXX isoform X2 has protein sequence MDSGKGAAQCKPLYCTIVNKSDSSRYLCYSTTQDGVFNIGLTNVTDVWSTTFTLDSLTQHRQSCAVNSTEEYVNRIRSACECGSVLVSVQDGGVTLELDSPEPGVMTFVLSRLSDHEAQEELRVVLLGMAERLRDLESTGGATSFSPAKNQQRRTDFEPRRQQNGGSGSLKAAKKRLPGESLINPGTRRKKEARGVAFEDEES, from the exons ATGGACAGTGGTAAGGGTGCAGCTCAATGTAAGCCTCTCTACTGCACGATCGTAAATAAAAGCGACAGCTCCAGATACCTGTGCTACAGTACTACCCAGGACGGTGTGTTCAATATCGG CCTGACGAATGTAACAGATGTGTGGAGCACAACGTTCACCTTGGACTCACTGACGCAGCAC AGGCAGAGCTGTGCTGTGAACTCCACTGAGGAGTACGTCAACAGGATAAG gtCAGCCTGTGAGTGTGGCTCAGTGTTGGTGTCAGTTCAGGATGGCGGGGTCACCCTGGAGCTTGACTCCCCGGAGCCTGGGGTTATGACTTTTGTCCTATCCAGGCTGTCTGACCATGAAGCTCAAGAGGAGCTCAGAGTAGTGCTGTTAGGGAtggcagagagactgagggacctagagagcacag GGGGTGCCACCTCCTTCAGTCCAGCCAAGAACCAACAGAGACGCACAG acttTGAGCCTAGGAGGCAGCAGAATGGAGGGAGTGGGTCTTTAAAAGCTGCAAAGAAGCGTCTCCCCGGAGAATCACTCATCAACCCGGGAACTAGAAG GAAGAAGGAGGCCAGGGGTGTGGCTTTCGAGGACGAGGAGAGCTGA